From Leptolyngbya sp. KIOST-1, one genomic window encodes:
- a CDS encoding DUF748 domain-containing protein: MAKEAMPWTLVGLVVAAGLGLKSLHAGLETAIANRLQQPVQLGGVTGLAAGGVVLGKTVLPGGDTGGLTGQIEAMAISLDWPALLHRGEVRGAVTLVRPDLAIALPEEGSWLSWPWEPQEEATARRRVTVEAFQIEDGRFTLTAGSGSAREVAIALQAVQATVRRGGEPGVPQPPPVTFALTGQIEQGHLHTSGTVDLARRSLQADLHTQNLPLTSLNALLPTAIALQAGTLDSDLRLTAPLASTVAEPGLDLQGQVTLQVGPTQLGQLITPVERIQSTVAFQGQRVALADTELQVGPLTLQAAGHVDPETGYDLTAQVPPIAAADLQPLLGDRLPVDPGQPWQWQARLTGTLREPSLEIQPDPALLPPGQLPIDPGLVAVTLGMQAQGLPTRDWIAPIEGATYRFEADGAWFTLSDGTVVPPLSEAAYQRASGVLGSALRPALDRKFFWFLQTSPYVTAIAADLAQDKLLAYRQGGRFDTNRFFLNYFVPVYAESSRAAGLDPGEALWMLDHSLRTLHDPLLRHPDARPITAGAGTVGSFWAGEQLLSMQQLLTRPLLARSGPTGQLARLAVLRQLESSTSLESRQLSSTPELMSKIPNVTFGAEEGAIALALGMMRFEGDGIYPAPLRSLAAAIEQNERDKHALRTTVTGRLERLIAEERSRLDFALLQFGDRDWASVGMGQRLFPGGASQLNGGNTLSVMVSRQEKAGYPLGVAYQTSRLLLLELLYGAPPGPEGDRIRYAVLKDHAFSRQFWQRLADKEPLLAARLGAIAADIRAYEQLAQQGASLHEAFYAALVTADQDIGVSATLKQAVGFQAHLARLLDQAFAPANPADPRYRAFRRSLAMYLREAPDISVYGGSEAALRAYAQETLNVQELIAVDVADAPRIRALARLYQAALVHGLIGEWDVVGFQRILLTGALLAAGVERAALPAELQGVGFPDPEFRRDLLFVVGVEGIQVEATRLGVQAHDHRVAFQPAPRPGFRTPPLNGADPASCPTEPYIAAIALGAATAFVWDADTQRVMLRRGSTRCPLAEGWTALVFPALLDTVPIEHSEAGRDRLQDSLQTAKRLEAGIF, from the coding sequence GTGGCCAAGGAAGCCATGCCCTGGACGCTGGTGGGCCTGGTGGTAGCGGCAGGCCTGGGCCTGAAGTCCCTGCACGCTGGGCTGGAGACGGCGATCGCCAACCGTCTTCAGCAGCCTGTTCAGCTGGGGGGCGTCACCGGGTTGGCGGCGGGGGGCGTGGTGTTGGGCAAAACGGTGCTGCCGGGGGGAGACACCGGGGGGCTGACCGGGCAGATCGAGGCCATGGCCATTTCGCTGGACTGGCCAGCCCTGCTGCACCGGGGCGAGGTGCGGGGGGCTGTCACCCTGGTGCGGCCCGACCTGGCGATCGCGCTGCCGGAGGAGGGCAGCTGGCTGAGCTGGCCCTGGGAACCGCAGGAAGAGGCTACAGCCCGACGGCGGGTAACGGTAGAGGCCTTTCAAATTGAAGACGGTCGGTTCACCCTGACCGCCGGGAGTGGCTCGGCTCGGGAGGTGGCGATCGCCCTCCAGGCAGTGCAGGCCACCGTTCGCCGGGGAGGGGAGCCTGGGGTTCCCCAGCCGCCGCCGGTGACGTTTGCCCTGACCGGCCAGATTGAGCAGGGGCACCTGCACACCAGCGGCACCGTCGATCTGGCCCGGCGATCGCTCCAGGCGGATCTGCACACCCAGAACCTGCCCCTGACCAGCCTCAATGCCCTGCTGCCGACGGCGATCGCCCTCCAGGCTGGCACCCTCGACAGCGACCTGCGGCTGACGGCTCCCCTCGCCAGCACGGTTGCCGAACCCGGCCTCGATCTCCAGGGGCAGGTGACGCTGCAGGTCGGCCCGACTCAGCTGGGGCAGCTGATCACGCCCGTGGAGCGAATCCAGAGCACCGTGGCATTTCAGGGCCAGCGGGTGGCCCTGGCCGACACCGAGCTGCAGGTCGGGCCGCTGACCCTACAGGCGGCAGGCCACGTAGACCCTGAAACCGGCTACGACCTGACGGCCCAGGTGCCGCCGATCGCCGCCGCCGATCTGCAGCCGCTGCTGGGCGATCGCCTGCCCGTCGACCCCGGCCAGCCCTGGCAGTGGCAGGCCCGGCTGACGGGCACGCTGCGAGAGCCCAGCCTCGAGATTCAGCCCGACCCAGCCCTGTTGCCCCCGGGGCAGTTGCCGATCGACCCCGGTCTGGTGGCGGTGACCCTGGGGATGCAGGCCCAGGGGCTGCCCACCCGCGACTGGATCGCGCCGATTGAGGGAGCTACCTACCGCTTTGAGGCCGATGGGGCCTGGTTTACCCTCAGCGATGGCACTGTAGTTCCCCCCCTTTCGGAGGCCGCCTACCAGCGGGCCAGCGGGGTGCTGGGCAGCGCCCTGCGTCCGGCCCTCGATCGCAAGTTTTTCTGGTTTTTGCAGACCAGCCCCTACGTCACCGCGATCGCCGCCGACCTGGCCCAGGACAAGCTGCTGGCCTACCGTCAGGGCGGCCGCTTCGACACCAATCGCTTCTTTCTAAACTATTTTGTGCCGGTCTACGCCGAGTCGAGCCGGGCGGCGGGGCTCGACCCCGGCGAGGCCCTGTGGATGCTTGACCACTCCCTGCGCACCCTGCACGACCCCCTGCTGCGCCACCCCGATGCCCGCCCCATCACGGCTGGGGCGGGCACCGTGGGCTCGTTTTGGGCGGGCGAGCAGCTGCTGTCCATGCAGCAGTTGCTCACCCGTCCGCTGCTGGCCCGGTCGGGGCCAACCGGGCAGCTGGCGCGTTTGGCGGTGCTGAGACAGCTGGAGTCCTCCACCTCCCTGGAGAGTCGGCAGCTGTCGAGCACCCCCGAGCTGATGTCAAAAATTCCCAATGTCACCTTTGGGGCCGAGGAGGGGGCGATCGCCCTGGCCCTGGGCATGATGCGGTTTGAGGGCGACGGCATCTACCCGGCCCCGCTGCGATCGCTGGCGGCCGCGATCGAGCAAAACGAGCGGGATAAGCACGCCCTCAGAACGACTGTCACGGGCAGGCTGGAGCGGTTGATCGCCGAGGAGCGCTCCCGGCTGGACTTTGCCCTGCTGCAGTTCGGCGATCGCGACTGGGCCAGCGTGGGTATGGGGCAGCGCCTGTTTCCCGGCGGCGCGAGTCAGCTCAACGGCGGCAACACGCTGTCGGTGATGGTCTCCCGGCAGGAGAAAGCGGGCTACCCTCTGGGGGTGGCCTATCAGACCAGTCGCCTGCTGCTGCTGGAGCTGCTCTACGGCGCTCCCCCAGGGCCAGAGGGCGATCGCATTCGGTACGCCGTGCTCAAAGACCACGCCTTTAGCCGCCAGTTCTGGCAACGCCTGGCCGACAAAGAACCGCTGCTAGCCGCTCGCCTGGGCGCGATCGCCGCCGATATTCGCGCCTACGAACAGCTGGCCCAGCAGGGGGCCAGCCTGCACGAGGCGTTCTACGCCGCCCTGGTCACCGCCGATCAAGACATCGGCGTCAGCGCCACCCTGAAGCAGGCGGTGGGGTTTCAGGCCCACCTGGCCCGGCTGCTGGACCAGGCTTTTGCCCCCGCCAACCCCGCTGACCCACGCTACCGCGCCTTTCGCCGCAGCCTGGCCATGTACCTGCGGGAGGCCCCCGACATCTCGGTCTACGGCGGCAGCGAGGCGGCCCTGCGCGCCTATGCCCAGGAAACCCTCAACGTGCAGGAGCTGATCGCCGTCGATGTCGCCGATGCCCCCCGGATTCGGGCCCTGGCCCGGCTGTACCAGGCGGCTCTGGTCCACGGCCTGATCGGCGAGTGGGATGTCGTTGGCTTCCAGCGCATTTTGCTGACCGGGGCGCTGCTGGCGGCCGGGGTGGAACGTGCCGCCCTGCCTGCCGAGCTCCAGGGCGTCGGGTTTCCCGACCCTGAGTTTCGCCGCGACCTGCTGTTTGTGGTGGGGGTAGAGGGAATTCAGGTGGAGGCCACCCGGCTGGGGGTGCAGGCCCACGACCATCGGGTGGCCTTTCAGCCCGCTCCTCGCCCCGGCTTTCGCACCCCCCCGCTGAACGGGGCCGACCCGGCCAGTTGCCCCACCGAACCCTACATCGCCGCGATCGCCCTGGGAGCCGCCACCGCCTTTGTGTGGGATGCCGACACCCAGCGGGTGATGCTGCGGCGGGGCAGCACCCGCTGCCCCCTGGCCGAAGGCTGGACGGCCCTGGTCTTTCCGGCACTGCTGGACACTGTGCCCATCGAGCACTCCGAGGCGGGCCGCGATCGCCTCCAGGACAGCCTACAAACCGCCAAACGGCTGGAGGCCGGAATCTTTTGA
- a CDS encoding D-alanyl-D-alanine carboxypeptidase family protein: MSPFDDIPQAARDVPLYSAEAEPSWLRRTRMLRRFVGLALLALAAGGLVAWYQTGGFSAAEFARPFEGMISGTEVSPGVAASGGEAPLNPSRDVATRLAPSSRTLLNHRAFSEAPVDDLVPLSNNVSIRLRTAAAAQYEAMTQAAARQGIRLVPLSGFRSQAEQEQIFFNLKAQRGQDAQTRAEVSAPPGYSEHHTGYAIDIGDGNQLGTHLDTTFVDTRAYQWLETNAVRYGYEISFPPDNFQGVAFEPWHWRFVGDRTSLEIFYSN, encoded by the coding sequence ATGTCTCCCTTCGACGATATTCCCCAGGCGGCCCGCGATGTGCCCCTTTACTCGGCTGAGGCCGAGCCCTCCTGGCTGCGACGCACCCGGATGCTGCGTCGGTTTGTGGGGCTGGCGCTGCTGGCGCTGGCGGCGGGGGGGCTGGTGGCCTGGTATCAGACCGGCGGGTTTTCTGCCGCCGAGTTTGCCCGGCCCTTTGAGGGCATGATTTCCGGAACGGAGGTGAGCCCAGGCGTAGCCGCCAGCGGTGGGGAAGCTCCGCTCAACCCCAGTCGCGACGTGGCTACCCGGCTGGCCCCCTCCAGCCGCACCCTGCTCAACCACCGGGCCTTTAGCGAAGCCCCGGTCGACGATCTGGTGCCCCTGTCGAACAACGTCAGCATTCGCCTGCGCACCGCCGCCGCCGCCCAGTACGAAGCCATGACCCAGGCCGCCGCCCGCCAGGGGATACGGCTGGTGCCGCTGTCGGGGTTTCGCTCCCAGGCGGAGCAGGAGCAAATTTTCTTTAACCTCAAGGCCCAGCGGGGCCAGGATGCCCAAACCCGGGCCGAGGTCAGTGCCCCACCGGGCTACAGCGAGCACCACACCGGCTACGCCATCGACATTGGCGATGGCAACCAGTTGGGCACCCACCTCGACACCACCTTTGTCGATACCCGAGCCTACCAGTGGCTCGAAACCAATGCCGTGCGCTACGGCTACGAAATTTCCTTCCCGCCGGACAATTTTCAGGGGGTGGCCTTTGAACCCTGGCACTGGCGCTTTGTGGGCGATCGCACCAGTTTGGAAATCTTTTACAGCAATTGA
- a CDS encoding AEC family transporter gives MPPFEVLMRLYGPIGAGICAGIGLGVLLQRFAPDRDNPQGLHQQVPLRLGRFLFWLGIPLSIIGFMRRADLSGNLYLAPVVAWAAILLGLLCSRLWIRRTSQTQWPRPTQGSFSLAAMLGNTGYIGYPVVLLLPQLGVGVFGWALFYDALGTLLGSYGLGAILATEMSDQNGPRSRPSWRQWLTRLRAVGQNPIILAFGLGLGLKAIALPPWLDQGLYQVAWAIVMLSLVLMGLRIQQLRSWHHLHRATVAVAIKMLVLPLAVGIGLTLLGVDGPPRLVMILQAGMPCAFSNLVLAEAYDLDRDLSVTCVGLSSASLLLTLPLWLWAFSGE, from the coding sequence TTGCCACCGTTTGAGGTTTTAATGCGCCTGTATGGGCCAATTGGGGCGGGTATCTGCGCCGGGATTGGTCTGGGGGTGCTGCTCCAGCGCTTTGCTCCCGATCGAGACAATCCCCAGGGGTTGCACCAGCAGGTGCCCCTGCGGCTGGGGCGTTTTTTGTTCTGGCTGGGCATTCCCCTCAGCATCATTGGGTTTATGCGCCGGGCGGACCTGTCGGGCAACCTCTATCTGGCCCCGGTTGTGGCCTGGGCCGCGATTCTGCTGGGGCTGTTGTGCAGCCGCCTGTGGATTCGCCGCACGTCCCAGACCCAGTGGCCCCGTCCCACCCAGGGCAGCTTTTCCCTGGCGGCCATGCTGGGCAATACGGGCTACATCGGCTACCCGGTGGTGCTGCTGCTGCCCCAGCTGGGGGTGGGGGTGTTTGGCTGGGCGCTGTTCTACGATGCCCTGGGCACGCTGCTGGGCTCCTACGGGCTGGGGGCCATTTTGGCCACCGAAATGAGCGATCAAAACGGCCCCCGCAGTCGGCCCTCCTGGCGACAATGGTTAACCAGGCTACGGGCAGTGGGCCAAAATCCCATTATTCTGGCCTTTGGTCTGGGGTTAGGACTGAAGGCGATCGCGCTTCCCCCCTGGCTCGACCAGGGTCTATACCAGGTGGCTTGGGCTATTGTGATGTTGTCGCTGGTGCTGATGGGACTCAGAATTCAGCAGCTCCGGTCGTGGCATCACCTGCACCGGGCCACCGTGGCCGTGGCGATCAAAATGCTGGTCCTGCCTTTGGCGGTGGGGATTGGGTTAACTCTGCTGGGGGTTGATGGACCACCGCGGCTGGTGATGATCTTGCAGGCGGGGATGCCCTGCGCGTTTTCAAATCTGGTGCTGGCCGAGGCCTACGACCTGGACCGCGATCTCTCGGTAACCTGCGTGGGGCTGAGCTCCGCCAGTCTGCTGCTAACGTTGCCCCTCTGGCTATGGGCGTTTTCTGGGGAGTAA
- a CDS encoding peptidoglycan-binding domain-containing protein — protein sequence MTSRWTTPIARCALSVLVGLLTLGVPLVEAAPDLAQEPTTAAIALLRSGDRGDRVHQLQRSLAELGVYLGDIDGIFGADTAAAVRSLQQQQGLLADGIVGEQTWQILEDARRPTPLALPTPLLQAETMGFTPLLVAQPPPPPSALWLALMPLVPIAGGALTYLHRRLRHRQVFRRRSRRLPLKPPYSGKGPQ from the coding sequence ATGACCAGCCGATGGACAACGCCGATCGCTCGCTGCGCCCTCTCAGTTCTGGTGGGGCTACTCACCCTGGGCGTACCGCTGGTTGAGGCTGCCCCCGACCTGGCCCAGGAGCCCACAACCGCCGCAATCGCCCTGCTGCGGTCCGGCGATCGGGGGGATCGGGTCCACCAGCTACAGCGGAGCCTGGCCGAGCTGGGCGTTTACCTGGGAGATATCGACGGGATCTTTGGCGCCGATACGGCGGCGGCGGTGCGATCGCTACAGCAGCAGCAGGGCCTTTTAGCCGACGGCATTGTGGGGGAGCAAACCTGGCAGATCCTGGAAGATGCCCGCCGTCCAACCCCTCTGGCCCTGCCTACGCCGCTCCTCCAGGCCGAGACCATGGGTTTCACCCCCCTGCTGGTGGCGCAGCCGCCCCCCCCGCCTTCGGCCCTATGGCTGGCGCTCATGCCCCTGGTGCCGATCGCAGGCGGTGCTCTCACCTACCTCCATCGCCGGTTGCGGCATCGGCAGGTGTTTCGGCGTCGCTCCCGCCGCCTGCCGCTCAAGCCGCCCTACTCTGGCAAGGGGCCTCAGTAG
- a CDS encoding CBS domain-containing protein — MLTVADIMTPRVTTIASGATVAEAIDLMQQRQIRALLVEHRSQDMPFGMVTERDIVYTVVARGHDPEKVLVQDIMRQPCISLDPNLTIQEASQVLSDTGVQRAPVVQDGELLGVISVTDILMRGLPVLSLSH, encoded by the coding sequence ATGCTGACTGTTGCCGATATCATGACTCCCCGCGTCACCACCATCGCCAGCGGTGCCACGGTGGCTGAGGCAATCGATCTGATGCAGCAGCGGCAAATTCGGGCCCTACTGGTGGAGCACCGCTCCCAGGACATGCCCTTTGGCATGGTGACCGAGCGCGACATTGTCTACACCGTCGTTGCCCGCGGCCACGATCCCGAGAAGGTGCTGGTGCAGGACATTATGCGGCAGCCCTGTATTTCCCTGGACCCCAACCTCACGATTCAAGAGGCGTCCCAGGTGCTGTCTGACACTGGGGTACAGCGAGCCCCCGTGGTGCAAGACGGTGAGCTGCTGGGAGTGATCTCGGTTACCGATATTTTGATGCGCGGCCTCCCGGTGCTGTCGCTGAGCCACTAG
- the malQ gene encoding 4-alpha-glucanotransferase, which produces MPFPRASGILLHPTSLPSRFGIGDLGPEAYQFIDFLAHTRQQLWQVLPLGPTGHGNSPYLCYSSMAGNPLLISPEVLCDRGLLYPDELHDLEHLSADWVQFDDVIPLKMRLLERAAGRFHELASEDDKAALAQFSEECHFWVDEFAFFMALKNAHGGAGWMEWPSAIARREPDAMAEWRGKLSSDIFCQKFLQFEFYRQWQALRQYARDRQIQIIGDIPIYVAHDSVDVWAYPDNFMLDQETLAPSLMAGVPPDYFSETGQLWGNPTYNWDVLKEREFNWWIQRISALLGYVDIIRVDHFRGLQAYWGVPAGEDTAMNGQWIEAPGTELFKTVREKLGTLPIMAEDLGMITPEVEALRDEFEFPGMKILHFAFGGSSDNPYLPFNHDRNSVVYTGTHDNDTTVGWFEKMPDYERHRLVEYLGCVSPEGIHWSLIRLALMSVGNQAIVPLQDVLGYGSDCRMNTPGKSDGNWGWRYRADALTDEIRDRLRWLTELSNRIPIEG; this is translated from the coding sequence ATGCCCTTTCCCCGTGCCAGCGGTATTTTGCTGCATCCCACGTCGCTGCCCAGTCGGTTTGGCATTGGCGACCTAGGCCCAGAAGCCTACCAATTTATAGATTTTTTGGCGCACACTCGCCAACAGCTCTGGCAGGTGCTGCCCCTGGGGCCGACGGGCCACGGCAATTCGCCCTACCTGTGCTACTCGTCAATGGCGGGCAACCCGCTGTTGATCAGCCCAGAGGTGCTGTGCGATCGCGGCCTGCTCTACCCCGACGAACTCCACGACCTGGAGCATCTCTCCGCCGATTGGGTGCAGTTTGACGACGTGATCCCGCTCAAAATGCGGCTGCTGGAGCGAGCCGCCGGTCGGTTCCACGAGCTTGCCTCCGAGGACGACAAGGCGGCTCTAGCCCAGTTCAGCGAAGAGTGCCACTTCTGGGTGGATGAGTTTGCCTTCTTCATGGCGCTGAAAAATGCCCACGGTGGGGCGGGCTGGATGGAGTGGCCCAGCGCTATCGCACGGCGCGAACCCGACGCGATGGCCGAATGGCGCGGCAAACTCTCCAGCGATATTTTTTGCCAGAAATTTTTGCAGTTTGAGTTTTACCGCCAGTGGCAGGCCCTGCGCCAGTATGCCCGCGATCGCCAGATTCAGATCATTGGCGACATTCCCATTTACGTTGCCCACGACAGCGTCGACGTGTGGGCCTATCCCGACAACTTTATGCTCGACCAGGAAACGCTGGCTCCGTCGCTGATGGCTGGGGTGCCCCCCGACTACTTCAGCGAGACCGGCCAGCTCTGGGGCAATCCTACCTACAACTGGGACGTCCTAAAAGAACGAGAGTTTAACTGGTGGATTCAGCGCATCAGTGCGCTGCTGGGCTACGTTGACATTATCCGTGTCGATCACTTTCGGGGCTTGCAGGCCTACTGGGGTGTGCCCGCTGGCGAAGACACCGCCATGAACGGCCAGTGGATTGAGGCCCCCGGCACCGAACTGTTCAAAACCGTGCGCGAAAAGCTCGGCACCCTGCCAATCATGGCCGAAGACTTGGGCATGATTACCCCCGAGGTGGAGGCACTGCGCGACGAGTTCGAGTTTCCGGGCATGAAAATTCTGCACTTTGCCTTTGGCGGCAGCAGCGACAACCCCTACCTGCCCTTCAACCATGACCGCAACAGCGTGGTCTACACCGGCACCCACGACAACGACACCACCGTCGGCTGGTTTGAAAAAATGCCCGACTACGAGCGCCATCGGCTGGTGGAGTACCTGGGCTGCGTCAGCCCCGAAGGCATTCACTGGAGCCTGATTCGTCTGGCGCTGATGTCGGTGGGCAACCAGGCAATCGTGCCCCTGCAAGACGTGCTGGGCTACGGCAGCGACTGCCGCATGAACACCCCCGGCAAATCAGACGGCAACTGGGGCTGGCGCTACCGGGCCGACGCGCTGACCGATGAGATCCGCGATCGCCTGCGGTGGCTGACCGAGCTGTCCAATCGAATTCCAATAGAGGGATGA
- a CDS encoding NUDIX domain-containing protein, translating into MTVYRNPAPTVDIVIELLHHPHRPIVLIERHHEPLGWALPGGFVDYGESVETAARREAAEETGLTVELVEQFAVYSDPGRDPRKHTLSVVFLATATADPVAGDDAKTAAVVNPWETPANLCFDHDRILRDYWQYRFYGRRPRFGSG; encoded by the coding sequence ATGACCGTCTACCGCAACCCGGCCCCCACCGTCGATATTGTCATCGAGCTGCTGCACCACCCCCACCGCCCCATCGTGCTGATCGAGCGCCACCACGAGCCCCTGGGCTGGGCCCTGCCCGGCGGGTTTGTCGACTACGGCGAAAGCGTTGAAACCGCTGCACGCCGCGAAGCTGCCGAAGAAACCGGCCTCACCGTTGAGCTGGTGGAGCAGTTCGCCGTCTACTCCGACCCCGGCCGCGACCCCCGCAAGCACACCCTGAGCGTGGTGTTTCTGGCCACCGCCACCGCCGACCCCGTCGCTGGGGACGACGCCAAAACCGCCGCCGTTGTCAATCCCTGGGAAACCCCCGCCAACCTCTGCTTTGATCACGATCGCATTTTGCGCGATTATTGGCAGTACCGCTTTTACGGGCGCAGACCCCGGTTTGGCAGCGGGTGA
- a CDS encoding RidA family protein encodes MQRTIINTPTAPAPVGPYNQAVAVSGQMLFVSGQVALDPATGALVGEGDVVTQTEQVIANLKAILTAAGASFDNVVKTSVFLKDMNDFATVNEVYAKYFGGDNAPARACVEVSRLPKDVAVEIECIAVL; translated from the coding sequence ATGCAGCGCACCATCATCAACACCCCCACCGCCCCCGCTCCCGTTGGCCCCTACAACCAGGCGGTGGCGGTCAGCGGGCAGATGCTCTTTGTCTCAGGCCAGGTGGCCCTCGACCCGGCCACGGGGGCGCTGGTGGGCGAAGGCGATGTGGTGACCCAAACCGAGCAGGTGATTGCTAACCTGAAGGCAATTCTGACCGCCGCCGGGGCCAGCTTCGACAACGTGGTCAAAACCTCGGTATTTCTCAAAGACATGAACGACTTTGCCACGGTCAACGAGGTCTATGCCAAGTACTTCGGCGGCGACAATGCCCCCGCTCGCGCCTGTGTCGAGGTATCGCGCCTGCCCAAGGATGTGGCGGTCGAAATTGAATGCATTGCGGTGCTGTAG
- a CDS encoding Uma2 family endonuclease, whose translation MPSGQSRSFTFSEYLAHGASAQQRQELTRNATADLPSENSDNIALTLGLAKRLKQVVDGRLICTRRVPLQVPVLPDVSQTNRCPDLMVFTPKLAAQLSGKQDAIALEMPNPALVVEVVDPYSTPVEDNYRCDYIEKRQQYEQRRIPEYWVVDPTAGEVTVLALHMQDSYQGRAFRGQQRICSAGFPTLKLTVAELLGLSDQ comes from the coding sequence ATGCCTTCCGGCCAGTCCAGATCCTTTACCTTCAGTGAGTATCTTGCTCACGGCGCTTCTGCCCAGCAGCGGCAGGAGCTGACCAGGAATGCGACGGCTGACCTGCCGTCCGAGAACAGTGACAACATCGCGCTGACCCTGGGGCTGGCGAAAAGGCTGAAGCAGGTAGTTGATGGCAGGCTCATCTGCACCCGCAGGGTTCCCCTCCAGGTGCCGGTTCTGCCTGATGTTTCCCAGACCAATCGCTGCCCAGACCTGATGGTGTTCACGCCGAAGCTGGCCGCTCAGCTGAGCGGGAAACAGGATGCGATCGCGCTTGAAATGCCAAATCCAGCCCTGGTGGTCGAAGTCGTTGACCCCTACAGCACTCCCGTTGAAGACAACTACCGCTGCGACTACATTGAAAAGCGCCAGCAGTACGAGCAGCGACGCATTCCCGAATACTGGGTGGTTGACCCCACCGCGGGCGAAGTCACAGTGCTAGCCTTGCACATGCAGGATAGCTATCAGGGACGGGCGTTTCGGGGACAGCAGCGAATTTGCTCAGCCGGGTTCCCTACCCTGAAGCTAACAGTCGCTGAACTGCTTGGGTTGAGCGATCAATAG
- the gshB gene encoding glutathione synthase: protein MKFLFIIDPIHRLDPGHDTSVAIMEAAQTRGHEVWIAAASALSVVDGKALALMHPVQLTPVQLVDGLWAAANPWFELGEAVQRPLEDMDAVFMRTDPPVTVPYLYATYILDYVNPATTRVINSPAGLRAANEKMYALQFSEAIPETIVTQSKVVIRETVERWGLAVLKPLGGKAGEGILFLQAGDRNLNSMVEISTRQGVEPVMVQTYLPAAKDGDKRIILLNGEPIGAVNRIPTGSEFRGNMAVGGRVAKAEITDRELDICRQLAPTLIRDGLYFVGIDIIGGYLTEVNVTSPTGIREVDRLNGVRLGEQVIAWAEQG from the coding sequence GTGAAATTTCTATTTATCATCGACCCGATCCACCGCCTCGACCCCGGCCACGACACCAGCGTGGCGATTATGGAAGCGGCCCAGACCCGGGGCCATGAGGTCTGGATTGCGGCGGCCAGCGCCCTGAGCGTGGTGGATGGCAAAGCCCTGGCGCTGATGCACCCGGTCCAGCTGACCCCGGTCCAGCTGGTCGATGGCCTATGGGCCGCGGCTAATCCCTGGTTTGAACTGGGCGAGGCGGTGCAGCGCCCGCTGGAGGACATGGATGCGGTGTTTATGCGCACCGATCCGCCCGTGACGGTGCCCTACCTCTACGCCACCTACATCCTTGACTACGTAAACCCGGCCACCACCCGGGTGATCAACTCGCCCGCTGGGCTACGGGCGGCCAACGAAAAAATGTACGCCCTGCAATTCAGCGAAGCGATTCCCGAAACCATTGTGACGCAGAGCAAGGTCGTGATTCGCGAGACCGTGGAGCGCTGGGGCTTGGCGGTACTCAAGCCCCTGGGCGGCAAGGCTGGCGAGGGCATCTTGTTTTTGCAGGCGGGCGATCGCAACCTCAATTCCATGGTTGAAATCAGCACCCGCCAGGGCGTCGAGCCGGTGATGGTGCAGACCTACCTGCCCGCCGCCAAGGACGGCGACAAGCGAATCATTCTGCTCAACGGTGAGCCGATTGGCGCGGTCAACCGTATTCCCACCGGCAGCGAGTTTCGCGGCAATATGGCGGTGGGGGGCCGGGTGGCTAAGGCTGAGATCACCGATCGCGAACTGGATATCTGTCGCCAGCTCGCCCCCACCCTAATTCGCGATGGCCTCTACTTCGTCGGCATCGACATCATTGGTGGCTACCTGACCGAGGTCAATGTCACCAGCCCCACCGGCATTCGCGAAGTCGATCGCCTCAACGGGGTGCGCCTGGGTGAACAGGTGATCGCCTGGGCCGAGCAGGGCTAG